Proteins encoded together in one candidate division WOR-3 bacterium window:
- a CDS encoding aldehyde dehydrogenase family protein, giving the protein MAREYLNFINGKFVPAKSGKKYENRNPADTDDLIGIFPSSGAEDVDEAVRAAKMAYPAWRALPVPKRGEIIRRATEILIKRKEELARLMTREMGKVLKETRGDVQEAIDTGLYAAGESRRLWGKVVPSELPNKVAFVTRQPMGVWGMICPWNFPMAIPSWKIFPALICGNTVVIKPATLTPASVHEFVAALTEAGVPSGVVNIVYGEGGVVGEALLNHPDICGISFTGSSVIGRRIAEVCGKHLKRCSLELGGKNAQIVMGDADLELALEGVIWGAFGTTGQRCTATSRLIVESQVYEQFLEMVVERAKKLKVGNGLDETVEMGPLVSEGQRKTVHSYVEIGKSEGARLVCGGEFLKGGDYDRGFFYKPTIFADVKPQMRIAQEEIFGPVLSVIKVKDFNEAIAVLNSTSYGLSSSIYTRDVNRAFKAIEQIEAGITYINAPTIGAECHLPFGGVKETGNGHREGGWTAYEIFSELKTVYVDYSGILQKAQIDTAED; this is encoded by the coding sequence ATGGCAAGAGAGTATTTGAATTTCATCAACGGTAAATTTGTGCCGGCAAAATCGGGTAAAAAGTACGAGAATCGCAACCCGGCAGATACCGATGATTTAATCGGCATATTTCCATCATCAGGAGCCGAGGATGTTGATGAGGCGGTTCGGGCAGCGAAGATGGCGTATCCGGCATGGCGTGCGCTGCCAGTACCCAAAAGAGGTGAAATAATCCGACGGGCAACCGAGATACTGATCAAGCGTAAAGAAGAACTGGCACGACTGATGACCCGGGAAATGGGGAAGGTTCTAAAAGAGACCAGGGGAGATGTTCAGGAGGCAATTGACACTGGACTTTATGCAGCGGGTGAGAGTCGAAGGCTCTGGGGCAAAGTTGTGCCCAGTGAGTTACCCAATAAGGTGGCATTTGTTACACGGCAACCAATGGGTGTTTGGGGTATGATTTGTCCCTGGAATTTTCCGATGGCAATTCCCTCCTGGAAAATCTTTCCGGCGTTGATTTGTGGAAATACTGTTGTTATTAAACCGGCGACACTAACCCCCGCATCGGTGCATGAGTTCGTCGCGGCTCTCACTGAAGCTGGTGTACCGTCGGGAGTGGTAAATATTGTTTATGGTGAAGGTGGGGTCGTCGGTGAGGCACTTTTGAATCATCCGGATATCTGCGGTATTTCTTTTACCGGTTCTTCGGTTATCGGGCGCCGGATTGCTGAGGTCTGTGGTAAGCATTTAAAACGATGTTCACTTGAACTGGGTGGAAAAAATGCTCAAATCGTAATGGGCGACGCCGACCTGGAATTGGCACTGGAAGGCGTTATCTGGGGGGCGTTTGGCACAACCGGCCAGCGTTGCACTGCTACATCCCGACTTATTGTCGAAAGCCAAGTCTATGAACAGTTTCTTGAGATGGTGGTGGAACGGGCGAAGAAATTGAAGGTCGGTAATGGACTTGATGAGACAGTAGAGATGGGACCACTGGTAAGCGAAGGGCAGAGAAAAACAGTACACAGTTATGTGGAAATCGGTAAAAGTGAGGGGGCAAGGTTGGTTTGCGGCGGAGAATTTCTTAAAGGTGGCGATTATGACCGCGGATTTTTCTATAAACCGACGATATTTGCCGATGTAAAACCACAGATGCGGATTGCACAAGAGGAAATTTTCGGACCGGTGCTTTCAGTTATCAAAGTAAAAGACTTTAACGAAGCGATAGCGGTGCTCAACAGCACTTCGTATGGTCTTTCTTCTTCTATTTACACCCGGGACGTCAATCGCGCCTTTAAAGCGATTGAACAGATTGAAGCGGGTATTACATATATTAACGCGCCGACGATCGGCGCTGAATGTCATCTGCCATTTGGCGGTGTTAAAGAAACTGGTAATGGTCATCGCGAAGGGGGCTGGACCGCGTACGAAATTTTCTCTGAGTTAAAAACGGTGTATGTAGATTACTCAGGTATTCTACAAAAGGCTCAGATTGATACGGCAGAGGATTAG
- a CDS encoding DUF3623 family protein — protein MQRRIPLLIVLITGIFGAVAFFVPYPAIRSADEIMRNDVQRIIAAFSLVLGVGSIVQHHLIKIQRKAQFWQYSYITLIALVITAIIGLFGGIDLARPGVLPTRLGNFSFHIQTIYSNMMVPLAATMFSLLAFFMSSAAYRAFRARNLEATLLLLAAFIMMLGAVPLGRLIHRELPAFAEWILAVPNTASKRGILFGVELGIFATSLKIILGIERGWLGGGGK, from the coding sequence ATGCAACGCCGAATTCCCCTGCTGATTGTCCTTATCACCGGCATATTTGGTGCCGTTGCCTTTTTCGTCCCTTATCCAGCAATTCGCAGTGCCGATGAGATTATGCGTAACGATGTACAGCGCATCATCGCCGCTTTCAGTCTTGTGCTCGGTGTCGGGTCAATAGTTCAACACCACCTGATAAAAATTCAGCGAAAAGCCCAGTTCTGGCAATACAGCTACATTACCCTTATCGCCCTTGTTATTACTGCAATTATCGGCTTGTTTGGCGGCATTGACCTCGCCCGACCCGGCGTTTTACCGACACGACTGGGTAACTTTTCCTTCCATATTCAAACAATTTATTCCAATATGATGGTTCCCCTGGCGGCAACAATGTTTTCTCTTTTAGCATTTTTTATGTCTTCTGCTGCTTATCGTGCCTTCCGGGCTCGAAACCTTGAAGCCACTCTGCTGCTGCTTGCCGCTTTCATTATGATGCTTGGTGCGGTCCCACTCGGCAGACTAATTCATCGCGAACTACCCGCTTTCGCCGAATGGATTCTCGCCGTACCCAATACCGCTTCTAAACGCGGTATCCTGTTCGGCGTCGAATTAGGCATCTTTGCCACCTCATTAAAAATTATCCTCGGTATCGAACGGGGCTGGCTGGGCGGAGGCGGAAAATGA
- a CDS encoding fibronectin type III domain-containing protein, which yields MWFLMFYFASILPPSNIRVCDVPNDEGGKLLVTWQKSPDTAVLSYRVLRQKQGDEEWETLAFVGRLTARYVDDEAQNNVPYRYKILATSETEIIESEPSPYAIATPQWFDKSTLPALIGTIVLSIIFVYFINRAKKDRSLFIRRITGLDAVEEALGRATEMGRATLYVPGLSTVSDVATIASLNILGEVAKKTAQFGTPLIVPTSDPIVYTVAREVVKESYTAAGRPDAFHQDIVFFVTDQQFAFAAAVDGIMTREKPATNFLIGMFWAESLILAETGAATGAIQIAGTDAIAQLPFFITACDYTLIGEELYAASAYISREPLLLGAIKGQDYSKALITAVIVLMSLLALSFNLPVLNWF from the coding sequence ATGTGGTTTTTGATGTTTTATTTCGCCTCGATTTTACCGCCAAGTAACATCAGGGTCTGCGATGTCCCTAATGATGAAGGCGGCAAACTCCTTGTTACCTGGCAGAAATCACCGGACACCGCAGTACTCAGTTATCGGGTGCTGCGACAAAAGCAAGGGGATGAAGAGTGGGAAACACTCGCATTTGTTGGCAGGCTCACTGCCCGTTATGTTGACGATGAGGCACAAAACAATGTGCCCTATCGCTACAAAATCCTCGCCACATCAGAAACAGAAATTATCGAATCTGAACCGTCCCCGTACGCCATTGCTACCCCGCAATGGTTTGACAAATCCACGCTGCCGGCACTAATTGGAACTATCGTATTAAGTATAATTTTCGTCTATTTTATCAACCGGGCAAAAAAAGACCGTTCCCTTTTTATCCGCCGTATCACCGGATTGGATGCGGTTGAAGAAGCGTTGGGAAGAGCAACAGAAATGGGGCGGGCAACATTGTATGTTCCCGGACTCTCAACGGTGAGCGATGTCGCCACCATCGCTTCATTAAACATCTTGGGCGAAGTCGCAAAAAAGACCGCTCAGTTTGGTACCCCTTTAATTGTGCCTACCAGCGACCCGATTGTTTATACCGTAGCCCGAGAAGTTGTCAAAGAATCGTACACAGCTGCTGGCCGCCCCGACGCCTTCCATCAGGATATTGTATTCTTCGTTACCGACCAGCAATTCGCATTCGCCGCTGCCGTTGATGGTATTATGACCAGGGAGAAACCTGCCACCAACTTTCTAATTGGAATGTTCTGGGCTGAATCTCTAATCCTTGCCGAAACCGGTGCCGCAACCGGTGCAATTCAGATTGCCGGAACCGATGCCATCGCCCAGTTGCCATTCTTTATCACCGCCTGCGATTACACCCTTATTGGCGAAGAACTTTATGCCGCCAGCGCCTATATTTCACGCGAGCCACTGCTGCTCGGAGCAATCAAAGGTCAGGACTACTCAAAGGCTTTAATCACAGCCGTCATCGTTCTTATGTCCCTGCTCGCCCTCAGTTTCAACCTACCCGTTCTTAACTGGTTTTAG
- a CDS encoding UvrD-helicase domain-containing protein — MSGLQSKVVFAPAGSGKTEQLSERYIQLLRQNVPPERILTITFTDKAATEMKERILKKAAETDPQLSQLLRDNILKLRISTIHSFCFSLVRRFAHLLDMDPNPQALTDSDSLWQQTKYDTLMKIAEENIDSKEYRLLLDLITTETKQNWNELAELFDRLFKRRTALRRITIPKESEQEIAELAYQLKNHPVGKDQIDNYKILFPDNFTPETIECTWRHLERYKSVFLTSGDEPRRRGFSSEEQKWAQLMARYRRLLLNTLVQDQFEQQFWLFREIFLKAYEKVKQELGQVDYDDMELLALNLISHHDEWQNILYVFDERTDHILVDEFQDTSYLQWEIIDKLTEEWRSGEGAKAAKGVVPTIFIVGDDKQSIYLFRGANVEVFTKAAERLENWLGKERFVRITLENNYRSLPAIIDFNNALFSRLMAPGLKATAWRTRYAPFICQRTKSGPGRVEIILHPAEEELKIQECRNLDARTVARRIRELIDTGYQIYERQSDGSETPRPCCYQDIAILIRSRTQLDAIERALRAYQVPFLVVGGTGFYQEPEIRYLAALTSFLIDPVDDIALYITLRSPLFSIKEKDLLVISNAQYPDKDFLPTLWERISRFATDNAELATAVQILSTALSRVNYQPLHLLLDQILTQTRGWEKFWEPQRAANVRKYLQIIQNMELDGINPYRIKKFLELNDKDEARADVTISGMDVVQIMTVHAAKGLQFPIVFHPGLHEEILSQNSSKEKLIINETVNEQGVVEAQAFYLPDNKIRKGHPVFLTFLEKQIEEEKRVFYVACTRARDGLFLTGIWQPNANNDEKEKTKLDWLKKHLGLCFDAERFKLTNADINNVYCVNATTIPEPVLPVLKTKEESPPVLKKGPVQPVTIPQVRSVTRYTPRDHYRHHPEAIVLGDVFHRLFELFSNNQLTPEHPTLKQEIVRLLNQNPISPDRLDELTQTVIKHINRIKKSPLWEIIKPQPDSFAELPLMYQKDDTIWNCRIDRLIVLPDEVRVYDYKTFPVREKEIPGLIQEYYDLQLKHYAAAVTAMYPDKKVKTFLVFTSILRIAPVPTET; from the coding sequence ATGAGTGGACTTCAGAGCAAAGTCGTTTTTGCGCCAGCCGGTTCGGGTAAAACCGAACAATTGAGCGAACGGTACATTCAACTGCTCAGGCAAAATGTCCCACCAGAACGGATTCTTACCATAACCTTTACCGATAAAGCGGCAACCGAAATGAAAGAACGGATTCTAAAAAAGGCGGCAGAGACCGACCCGCAACTTTCTCAACTCCTGCGCGACAACATCTTGAAACTGCGAATTTCAACGATTCACTCCTTCTGTTTCTCACTCGTACGCCGATTTGCCCATCTCCTTGATATGGACCCCAATCCTCAAGCGCTTACCGATTCGGACTCTTTATGGCAACAAACCAAGTACGACACCCTGATGAAAATCGCCGAAGAAAATATCGATTCAAAAGAGTACCGGTTACTCCTTGACCTGATAACCACCGAAACGAAACAAAACTGGAATGAACTGGCGGAACTTTTTGACCGCCTCTTTAAACGGCGCACCGCTTTGCGCCGCATTACCATCCCAAAAGAAAGCGAACAGGAAATTGCCGAACTTGCCTATCAATTAAAAAACCATCCGGTCGGCAAAGACCAAATTGATAATTACAAAATCCTTTTCCCGGACAACTTTACCCCGGAAACAATTGAATGCACCTGGCGACATCTGGAAAGGTACAAATCTGTATTCTTAACTTCGGGTGATGAGCCGCGCCGTCGTGGATTCTCTTCTGAAGAACAAAAATGGGCACAATTGATGGCTCGCTACCGACGGTTGTTGCTCAACACTCTTGTCCAGGACCAGTTTGAACAACAGTTCTGGCTATTTCGGGAAATTTTCCTTAAAGCTTACGAAAAAGTTAAACAGGAATTAGGACAGGTCGACTATGACGATATGGAACTGCTCGCCTTAAACCTTATCAGCCACCATGACGAGTGGCAAAATATCCTCTACGTTTTTGATGAACGTACCGACCATATCCTTGTTGATGAATTTCAGGACACATCTTATCTCCAATGGGAAATAATTGACAAATTAACCGAGGAGTGGCGTTCGGGCGAAGGTGCCAAAGCCGCTAAGGGTGTTGTCCCAACAATCTTTATCGTCGGTGATGACAAACAGTCAATTTATCTATTTCGAGGCGCCAATGTGGAAGTGTTCACAAAGGCGGCAGAGAGATTGGAAAACTGGCTGGGGAAAGAAAGATTTGTTCGCATCACCCTCGAAAATAACTACCGCTCGCTGCCCGCAATAATCGACTTTAACAATGCGCTTTTTTCCCGTTTAATGGCACCCGGACTTAAAGCGACGGCATGGCGCACCCGTTACGCACCGTTTATCTGTCAGCGTACGAAAAGCGGCCCGGGCAGAGTAGAAATTATTCTCCACCCCGCTGAAGAGGAACTAAAGATTCAAGAGTGCCGGAACCTTGATGCTCGGACGGTTGCCCGGCGCATTCGGGAACTAATTGACACCGGTTATCAAATTTACGAACGCCAGTCCGACGGTAGTGAAACGCCACGCCCCTGTTGTTACCAGGACATCGCCATCCTTATTCGCAGCCGCACTCAACTTGATGCGATTGAAAGGGCGCTGCGCGCTTATCAAGTTCCCTTTCTCGTAGTTGGGGGTACTGGATTCTATCAGGAACCTGAAATCCGCTATCTTGCCGCCCTGACATCTTTTCTTATTGACCCGGTTGATGACATCGCCCTCTATATTACCCTGCGCAGCCCGTTATTCAGCATCAAAGAAAAAGATTTGCTCGTTATAAGTAACGCTCAATACCCGGATAAAGATTTTCTTCCCACTCTCTGGGAACGGATAAGCCGGTTTGCCACCGATAATGCCGAGCTCGCAACTGCGGTCCAAATCCTGAGCACCGCCCTTTCCCGCGTCAATTACCAACCATTACATTTGCTTCTCGACCAAATCCTGACTCAGACAAGGGGATGGGAAAAATTCTGGGAACCGCAGCGTGCGGCTAATGTCAGAAAGTACCTTCAGATTATTCAAAATATGGAACTGGATGGCATCAACCCCTACCGTATCAAGAAATTCCTTGAACTTAATGATAAAGATGAGGCGCGCGCCGATGTCACGATTAGCGGGATGGATGTCGTGCAAATAATGACCGTACACGCCGCAAAGGGGTTGCAGTTTCCCATCGTATTCCATCCCGGACTGCATGAGGAGATTTTGTCCCAAAACAGTTCTAAAGAAAAATTGATTATCAACGAAACTGTAAACGAACAGGGCGTCGTGGAAGCACAGGCTTTTTATCTTCCTGACAATAAAATTCGCAAAGGCCACCCGGTTTTCCTAACCTTTCTCGAAAAGCAAATCGAGGAGGAAAAGCGTGTTTTCTATGTCGCCTGTACCCGTGCCCGTGATGGTCTCTTTCTCACTGGAATCTGGCAGCCAAACGCCAACAACGATGAAAAAGAAAAAACGAAACTTGATTGGCTTAAAAAACATCTCGGACTATGTTTCGATGCAGAACGGTTTAAGTTGACAAATGCTGATATCAACAATGTCTATTGTGTTAACGCCACAACCATTCCTGAACCAGTTTTGCCCGTTCTAAAAACAAAAGAGGAATCGCCGCCCGTGCTCAAAAAGGGTCCCGTGCAACCGGTTACCATACCCCAAGTTCGTTCGGTAACCCGTTACACCCCTCGCGACCACTACCGTCACCATCCTGAGGCAATCGTACTGGGGGATGTTTTTCATCGCCTCTTTGAACTCTTCTCAAACAACCAATTGACGCCTGAACACCCCACATTGAAGCAAGAAATCGTGCGTTTGCTCAACCAAAATCCTATTTCGCCTGACCGTTTAGATGAACTAACGCAGACTGTAATAAAGCACATTAACCGCATTAAAAAATCACCGCTCTGGGAAATTATCAAACCGCAACCCGACTCATTTGCCGAACTGCCTCTGATGTATCAAAAGGACGACACCATCTGGAACTGTCGCATTGACCGACTGATTGTTCTGCCCGATGAGGTGCGAGTGTATGATTACAAAACTTTCCCCGTAAGAGAAAAAGAAATCCCCGGTCTGATTCAGGAGTATTACGACCTCCAACTTAAACATTACGCTGCTGCGGTAACCGCAATGTATCCGGATAAAAAGGTAAAGACCTTCCTTGTGTTCACCAGCATTTTACGCATCGCGCCGGTACCTACCGAAACCTGA
- a CDS encoding PD-(D/E)XK nuclease family protein, translating into MRHLYLIPFSSYNGTEHLLKTALKTGTQPHQIFYFTPSPRKLRATQVLFARIYGKQAFIPPAFFTLRQFALKLASEYGNKRPFPEELKPLLVRQLFLRKNKKVTIGYAQVVAKFITELKRHLSPEEQAVLPERLKGMDIFAGYEKVLQRLLEAYQIMDDYNHALDQSNWWDSEDILSQAPRLLEKIPAIKVLILDSFVAPNRLEKEIIAALIDRAEHTLALGYGASDSNPGYNLARVFNDFILSHPGFSAQPLPCENNKGNTPTIWRFPTAEDEVTGICRHLRIQAERSGLKNTYVVFPRLNEYAPLANRIFRQYEIPFTIYPESPLASAPMIIAVLELLNALNTDYERVATTAAFSSPFFPGLLRLSDDSNPTVPDSGIDRRQRAAQMLNTISRRAGIIKGRANWHNIAERIIRAEELDETSPETRYLREIQQRVRQALGITEKILEPADTLGSQAHRLKQFLETVDYGTNIAPDDTVRSEMLEDRKKLYDILDTIVEFEADFGGDKETRTDFIKIISRLLSLSCKTPESDQHGVAILGMEELLGITPDNLYFAGLTENALPGAYQPDPLIPEKIRKQLGLPDIDWHRDWQRFHFHRTLCSSLNLPFLSFPETQEGNPVLPTPFLQDIEPGIAVSAPRQLEENTVIYSEIEHQRYLGKLSNVTLEQMTSSVDFSSEPQAQEVIKHRFGPESFISVTALERFRRCPFIFYLDYVLGLEIPPEPEYVIDAQQWGILLHDIFKLIYSSTTVPALNELKPKAEKLLNEILKNAGIPRFWAEVTRRVFNNILPMFIEQEERLRMEGFLPFKTELILKGTIGQDIKVKGRIDRIDSSGTAVRIIDYKTGSEQISANDVIQHRTHLQLPLYAHLLSEQKEFNEKRVDNIGFYHLHPPEVNWLAKEETSVDNLIQAAIQNTIEIVEAIRNGKFLAQPGKKNICQRCDFQFTCGYRTEAPDEKMGVK; encoded by the coding sequence ATGCGCCACTTATACCTTATTCCATTTTCCTCTTACAACGGTACCGAACACCTCCTGAAAACGGCGCTTAAAACCGGAACCCAACCCCATCAGATATTTTACTTTACCCCCAGTCCGCGCAAACTGCGCGCCACCCAGGTGCTTTTCGCCCGGATTTATGGTAAACAAGCATTTATCCCCCCGGCGTTCTTTACCCTGCGCCAGTTTGCCCTGAAACTCGCCAGCGAGTACGGTAACAAGCGGCCCTTTCCTGAAGAGTTAAAACCTTTACTGGTAAGACAACTTTTCCTGCGCAAAAACAAAAAAGTTACAATTGGCTATGCTCAGGTGGTGGCTAAATTCATCACCGAACTTAAACGCCATCTTTCCCCTGAAGAACAAGCCGTCCTGCCCGAACGGCTAAAGGGAATGGACATATTCGCTGGCTATGAAAAAGTACTGCAGCGTCTTCTTGAGGCTTATCAGATAATGGATGACTACAACCACGCACTTGACCAATCAAACTGGTGGGACAGTGAAGACATCCTCAGTCAGGCACCAAGGCTGCTGGAAAAAATCCCGGCAATAAAGGTTCTCATCCTTGACAGTTTTGTAGCGCCGAACCGGCTTGAGAAGGAAATCATTGCCGCGCTGATTGACAGAGCAGAGCACACCCTTGCCCTGGGCTATGGTGCCTCAGACTCCAATCCGGGTTATAACCTTGCCCGGGTGTTTAACGATTTTATCCTTTCTCACCCGGGCTTTTCAGCACAGCCATTGCCCTGTGAAAACAACAAAGGGAATACACCAACCATATGGCGTTTCCCTACCGCCGAAGATGAAGTTACCGGAATCTGCCGCCATTTGCGCATTCAAGCAGAAAGGTCGGGATTAAAAAACACCTATGTCGTCTTTCCTCGCCTTAACGAATACGCACCGCTTGCCAACCGCATCTTCCGGCAGTACGAGATTCCTTTTACCATCTATCCTGAATCACCCCTTGCTTCTGCACCGATGATAATTGCCGTGCTCGAACTACTTAATGCGCTGAACACCGACTACGAACGGGTTGCGACAACCGCCGCATTCTCGTCCCCCTTTTTCCCTGGTTTGTTGCGCCTTTCCGACGATTCGAACCCAACCGTCCCCGATTCCGGAATTGACCGGCGGCAGCGCGCCGCCCAGATGCTTAACACCATTTCGCGCCGGGCTGGCATAATTAAAGGCCGCGCGAACTGGCACAACATCGCCGAACGGATAATAAGAGCCGAGGAGTTAGATGAAACCAGCCCGGAAACCCGTTACCTGCGCGAGATTCAACAACGCGTTCGTCAGGCGCTGGGTATTACAGAAAAAATCCTTGAGCCCGCGGACACACTGGGCAGTCAAGCGCACCGCCTCAAACAGTTCCTCGAAACTGTTGACTACGGCACAAACATCGCGCCCGATGACACGGTTAGGTCAGAAATGCTTGAAGACCGTAAAAAACTGTACGACATCCTTGACACCATTGTTGAATTTGAAGCCGATTTCGGGGGGGACAAAGAAACCCGCACCGACTTTATAAAAATTATCAGCCGATTGCTGTCCCTGAGTTGTAAAACACCGGAATCGGACCAGCACGGCGTCGCTATTCTCGGAATGGAAGAGTTGCTGGGCATTACACCGGACAATTTGTACTTTGCCGGACTAACCGAAAACGCCCTGCCCGGTGCCTATCAACCGGACCCGCTCATTCCGGAAAAAATTAGGAAACAGCTTGGTCTGCCCGACATCGATTGGCATCGGGACTGGCAGCGCTTCCATTTCCACCGGACGCTCTGTTCCAGCCTTAATTTACCATTTCTCAGTTTCCCCGAAACGCAAGAGGGCAATCCGGTTCTTCCCACACCCTTCTTGCAGGATATCGAACCGGGCATTGCCGTTTCCGCCCCCCGTCAACTGGAAGAAAACACCGTCATCTACTCAGAAATCGAACACCAGCGCTATCTGGGAAAACTGTCCAATGTCACCCTGGAACAGATGACATCCTCGGTTGACTTCTCATCGGAACCTCAGGCGCAGGAGGTTATCAAGCACCGATTTGGTCCTGAATCCTTTATTTCGGTCACCGCCCTGGAGCGTTTTCGACGGTGTCCATTTATCTTTTATCTCGACTATGTTTTAGGGCTGGAAATACCACCAGAGCCGGAGTATGTAATTGATGCCCAGCAGTGGGGTATTTTGCTCCACGACATATTTAAACTTATTTATTCGAGCACAACCGTTCCCGCGCTAAACGAACTCAAGCCAAAGGCAGAAAAATTACTCAACGAGATTTTGAAAAATGCCGGAATCCCCCGTTTCTGGGCTGAAGTAACCCGCCGGGTCTTTAATAACATTTTGCCAATGTTCATTGAGCAAGAAGAGCGGTTACGCATGGAAGGGTTTCTCCCTTTTAAAACTGAACTTATCCTGAAAGGCACCATTGGCCAGGACATTAAGGTAAAGGGGCGAATTGACCGCATTGACTCATCCGGCACGGCGGTTCGAATTATCGATTACAAAACCGGCTCAGAACAAATCTCCGCTAATGATGTAATACAACATCGCACTCATCTCCAATTGCCACTTTATGCCCACCTGTTATCAGAACAAAAAGAGTTTAACGAAAAAAGAGTCGACAATATAGGCTTTTACCACCTCCACCCTCCTGAAGTCAATTGGCTTGCCAAGGAAGAAACTTCCGTTGATAACTTAATTCAGGCGGCAATTCAAAACACCATTGAAATCGTTGAAGCCATCAGAAATGGTAAATTTCTCGCTCAACCCGGCAAGAAAAACATCTGTCAGCGCTGCGACTTTCAATTTACTTGTGGATACAGGACAGAGGCACCGGATGAAAAAATGGGGGTTAAATGA